Proteins found in one Micropterus dolomieu isolate WLL.071019.BEF.003 ecotype Adirondacks linkage group LG10, ASM2129224v1, whole genome shotgun sequence genomic segment:
- the LOC123978369 gene encoding bifunctional protein GlmU-like isoform X3 has translation MESPLTKSSAGGGSSLQVHAXRFGPGQELLGSLQTFVEERRLRAPFIITCVGSVTKATLRLANATSTNTNEVVHLSGRFEIVSLVGTLNPDAHLHICLSDKEGKTVGGHVLGDLEVFTTAEVVVGEAVDLQFTREMDVGTGFPELVVKPRSRTGESA, from the exons ATGGAAAGCCCACTCACAAAG AGTTCAGCAGGAGGAGGCTCGTCCCTGCAGGTCCACGCG NTCCGGTTCGGCCCGGGTCAGGAGCTGCTGGGATCTTTGCAGACGTTCGTGGAGGAGAGGCGACTCCGAGCGCCGTTCATCATAACCTGCGTCGGCAGCGTCACAAAGGCAACGCTCCGGCTGGCCAACGCCAcatcaacaaacacaaatgag gtggtccaCCTCAGCGGGCGGTTCGAGATCGTCTCCCTGGTCGGCACGCTAAACCCCGACGCCCACCTCCACATCTGCCTGTCagacaaggagggcaagacggTCGGTGGTCACGTGCTGGGAGATCTGGAGGTGTTCACCACAGCCGAGGTGGTCGTCGGCGAGGCGGTCGACCTGCAGTTTACCAGAGAGATGGACGTGGGGACGGGCTTCCCTGAGCTTGTGGTTAAACCGCGCTCACGGACGGGCGAATCGGCCTGA
- the LOC123978369 gene encoding bifunctional protein GlmU-like isoform X1 yields the protein MESPLTKSSAGGGSSLQVHAIRFGPGQELLGSLQTFVEERRLRAPFIITCVGSVTKATLRLANATSTNTNEVVHLSGRFEIVSLVGTLNPDAHLHICLSDKEGKTVGGHVLGDLEVFTTAEVVVGEAVDLQFTREMDVGTGFPELVVKPRSQTGESA from the exons ATGGAAAGCCCACTCACAAAG AGTTCAGCAGGAGGAGGCTCGTCCCTGCAGGTCCACGCGATCCGGTTCGGCCCGGGTCAGGAGCTGCTGGGATCTTTGCAGACGTTCGTGGAGGAGAGGCGACTCCGAGCGCCGTTCATCATAACCTGCGTCGGCAGCGTCACAAAGGCAACGCTCCGGCTGGCCAACGCCAcatcaacaaacacaaatgag gtggtccaCCTCAGCGGGCGGTTCGAGATCGTCTCCCTGGTCGGCACGCTAAACCCCGACGCCCACCTCCACATCTGCCTGTCagacaaggagggcaagacggTCGGTGGTCACGTGCTGGGAGATCTGGAGGTGTTCACCACAGCCGAGGTGGTCGTCGGCGAGGCGGTCGACCTGCAGTTTACCAGAGAGATGGACGTGGGGACGGGCTTCCCTGAGCTTGTGGTTAAACCGCGCTCACAGACGGGCGAATCGGCCTGA
- the LOC123978369 gene encoding bifunctional protein GlmU-like isoform X2 → MESPLTKSSAGGGSSLQVHAIRFGPGQELLGSLQTFVEERRLRAPFIITCVGSVTKATLRLANATSTNTNEVVHLSGRFEIVSLVGTLNPDAHLHICLSDKEGKTVGGHVLGDLEVFTTAEVVVGEAVDLQFTREMDVGTGFPELVVKPRSRTGESA, encoded by the exons ATGGAAAGCCCACTCACAAAG AGTTCAGCAGGAGGAGGCTCGTCCCTGCAGGTCCACGCGATCCGGTTCGGCCCGG GTCAGGAGCTGCTGGGATCTTTGCAGACGTTCGTGGAGGAGAGGCGACTCCGAGCGCCGTTCATCATAACCTGCGTCGGCAGCGTCACAAAGGCAACGCTCCGGCTGGCCAACGCCAcatcaacaaacacaaatgag gtggtccaCCTCAGCGGGCGGTTCGAGATCGTCTCCCTGGTCGGCACGCTAAACCCCGACGCCCACCTCCACATCTGCCTGTCagacaaggagggcaagacggTCGGTGGTCACGTGCTGGGAGATCTGGAGGTGTTCACCACAGCCGAGGTGGTCGTCGGCGAGGCGGTCGACCTGCAGTTTACCAGAGAGATGGACGTGGGGACGGGCTTCCCTGAGCTTGTGGTTAAACCGCGCTCACGGACGGGCGAATCGGCCTGA
- the LOC123978369 gene encoding bifunctional protein GlmU-like isoform X4 yields the protein MSSAGGGSSLQVHAIRFGPGQELLGSLQTFVEERRLRAPFIITCVGSVTKATLRLANATSTNTNEVVHLSGRFEIVSLVGTLNPDAHLHICLSDKEGKTVGGHVLGDLEVFTTAEVVVGEAVDLQFTREMDVGTGFPELVVKPRSQTGESA from the exons ATG AGTTCAGCAGGAGGAGGCTCGTCCCTGCAGGTCCACGCGATCCGGTTCGGCCCGGGTCAGGAGCTGCTGGGATCTTTGCAGACGTTCGTGGAGGAGAGGCGACTCCGAGCGCCGTTCATCATAACCTGCGTCGGCAGCGTCACAAAGGCAACGCTCCGGCTGGCCAACGCCAcatcaacaaacacaaatgag gtggtccaCCTCAGCGGGCGGTTCGAGATCGTCTCCCTGGTCGGCACGCTAAACCCCGACGCCCACCTCCACATCTGCCTGTCagacaaggagggcaagacggTCGGTGGTCACGTGCTGGGAGATCTGGAGGTGTTCACCACAGCCGAGGTGGTCGTCGGCGAGGCGGTCGACCTGCAGTTTACCAGAGAGATGGACGTGGGGACGGGCTTCCCTGAGCTTGTGGTTAAACCGCGCTCACAGACGGGCGAATCGGCCTGA